One window from the genome of Rickettsiella endosymbiont of Xylota segnis encodes:
- the rpiA gene encoding ribose-5-phosphate isomerase RpiA, whose product MGEILVGAENQELLKSKVAETALEYIKAGSILGIGSGSTVNFLIMALAHIKHKIEGVVAASVETEKRLKQFNIPILDLNCTGELAFYIDGADEVNPQLQLIKGGGGALTREKIIAAASRNFICIIDESKYVGMLGQKSLPLEVIPMARSYVARELVKLGGFPIYREKFVTDNGNIILDTQHWDFTDPIKLERLLNNIPGVVSNGLFAQRPANILLMASKEGIKIFEK is encoded by the coding sequence ATGGGGGAGATTTTAGTGGGAGCAGAAAATCAGGAACTTTTAAAAAGCAAAGTAGCCGAAACTGCATTAGAATATATTAAAGCAGGCTCTATTCTAGGCATAGGAAGTGGTAGCACTGTCAATTTTCTTATTATGGCGTTAGCCCATATTAAACATAAAATTGAAGGAGTAGTCGCAGCTTCTGTAGAAACTGAAAAACGTTTAAAACAATTTAATATCCCTATATTAGATCTAAATTGCACCGGTGAGTTAGCCTTTTATATAGACGGAGCTGATGAAGTCAATCCGCAACTGCAACTTATAAAAGGGGGTGGTGGAGCACTAACACGTGAAAAAATTATCGCCGCTGCAAGCAGAAATTTTATTTGCATCATTGATGAAAGTAAATATGTCGGAATGCTAGGGCAAAAAAGTCTGCCACTAGAGGTTATTCCTATGGCACGCAGCTATGTTGCGAGAGAATTAGTAAAATTGGGAGGCTTTCCTATTTATAGAGAAAAGTTTGTTACCGACAATGGCAACATAATATTAGATACTCAACATTGGGATTTTACAGATCCCATTAAACTTGAGCGTTTATTAAATAATATTCCAGGTGTAGTGAGTAATGGTTTATTCGCCCAGCGTCCTGCAAATATTTTACTTATGGCTAGCAAAGAGGGCATTAAAATTTTTGAAAAATAA
- the ahcY gene encoding adenosylhomocysteinase — translation MIAEKLKARITDYKVADLNLAEWGRREITIAETEMPGLMALRKKYGHEKPLKGARIAGCLHMTIQTAVLIETLLDLGAEVRWSSCNIFSTQDHAAAAIAARNIPVFAWKGETEEEFWWCIEQTLIGPNAWMPNLLLDDGGDLTLLLHEKHPKLLHDIKGVSEETTTGVHRLYQMQKEKTLLVPAINVNDSVTKSKFDNLYGCRESLIDALKRATDVMIAGKIAVVCGYGDVGKGCAQSLRSFGATVWITEIDPICALQAAMEGYRVVTMDDVAELGDIFVTATGNKDVITLSHMQQMKDLAIVCNIGHFDSEIDVAGLRQFNWLNIKPQVDQINFPNKKRLLLLAEGRLVNLGCATGHPSFVMSNSFTNQVLAQIELWQYNNRYEKGKVYMLPKALDEQVARLHLEKVGAKLTELTSEQAHYIGVKPQGPYKSDYYRY, via the coding sequence ATGATCGCCGAAAAATTAAAAGCTCGCATTACTGACTATAAAGTTGCTGATTTAAATTTAGCAGAATGGGGACGTCGAGAAATCACTATCGCTGAGACAGAAATGCCAGGTTTAATGGCTTTACGCAAAAAGTACGGGCACGAAAAACCTTTAAAAGGCGCTCGTATCGCGGGTTGTTTACACATGACCATACAAACAGCCGTTTTAATTGAAACACTGCTTGATTTGGGCGCAGAAGTGCGTTGGTCTTCTTGCAATATTTTTTCTACACAGGATCATGCCGCAGCAGCAATAGCTGCTCGAAATATTCCAGTTTTTGCTTGGAAAGGAGAAACTGAAGAAGAATTTTGGTGGTGTATTGAGCAAACTTTAATTGGACCCAATGCTTGGATGCCAAATTTATTATTGGATGATGGGGGCGATCTTACTTTATTACTCCACGAAAAACATCCTAAACTTTTACATGATATAAAAGGAGTATCCGAAGAAACTACAACAGGTGTACATAGACTTTACCAAATGCAAAAAGAAAAAACATTATTGGTTCCAGCGATAAATGTGAATGACTCTGTAACAAAATCTAAATTTGATAACCTCTATGGCTGTAGAGAGTCGTTAATCGACGCTTTAAAACGCGCGACTGACGTTATGATCGCCGGTAAAATTGCCGTAGTTTGTGGTTACGGTGATGTAGGAAAAGGATGTGCTCAGAGTTTGCGTTCCTTTGGCGCGACAGTATGGATCACGGAAATTGATCCTATTTGTGCATTACAAGCTGCCATGGAAGGTTATCGTGTCGTAACCATGGATGATGTAGCAGAACTGGGAGATATATTTGTAACGGCCACTGGAAATAAAGATGTTATTACTTTATCCCATATGCAGCAGATGAAAGATTTAGCCATCGTTTGTAATATAGGGCATTTTGATTCTGAAATAGATGTAGCCGGGTTACGTCAATTTAATTGGTTAAATATTAAGCCACAAGTTGATCAGATAAATTTTCCAAATAAAAAACGTTTATTACTATTAGCTGAAGGTCGTTTAGTTAATCTAGGCTGCGCTACAGGACATCCAAGTTTTGTTATGTCTAATTCATTTACCAATCAAGTTTTAGCGCAGATTGAATTATGGCAATATAATAATCGTTATGAAAAAGGCAAAGTTTATATGCTCCCTAAAGCGTTGGACGAACAAGTGGCTCGTTTACATTTAGAGAAAGTTGGAGCTAAATTAACAGAACTGACTTCTGAGCAAGCCCATTACATTGGCGTAAAACCTCAAGGACCCTATAAATCCGATTATTATCGTTATTAA
- the metK gene encoding methionine adenosyltransferase, whose product MDSYTTFTSESVSEGHPDKIADQISDAVLDAILLQDKNARVACEALVKTGMVLVAGEVTTTAWVDVEQIVRETVKEIGYNSSSMGFDWESCAVMTAIGKQSPDIAQGVDKFNKLEQGAGDQGLMFGYASNETDVLMPAAITYAHRLMERQAKLRKNNSLNWLRPDAKSQVSLRYQKGKPIGVEAIVLSTQHAPDIAYDELKEAVMEEIIKPIFPTAWLTKTTKYYINPTGRFVIGGPLGDTGLTGRKIIVDTYGGMARHGGGCFSGKDPSKVDRSAAYAARYVAKNIVAAGLADRCEIQVSYAIGIAEPTSININTFGTAKLPDKRIVELIQQHFDLRPRGLIKMLNLLRPIYKPTAAYGHFGRENEDFPWEKIDKKELLRADLLTHEIKQVTEL is encoded by the coding sequence ATGGATAGTTACACAACTTTTACTTCGGAATCAGTATCAGAAGGGCATCCGGATAAGATTGCCGATCAAATTTCTGACGCAGTTTTAGACGCAATTTTACTTCAAGATAAAAATGCACGAGTTGCCTGCGAAGCGCTAGTTAAGACGGGTATGGTGCTAGTAGCTGGCGAGGTAACAACAACAGCTTGGGTTGATGTGGAGCAAATTGTCAGAGAAACCGTAAAGGAGATTGGCTACAATAGCTCATCAATGGGATTCGACTGGGAATCCTGCGCTGTTATGACTGCTATTGGTAAACAATCGCCTGATATTGCTCAGGGAGTGGATAAGTTCAATAAATTGGAGCAAGGTGCAGGCGATCAGGGTTTAATGTTCGGTTATGCAAGTAATGAAACCGATGTACTTATGCCTGCGGCTATTACTTATGCGCATCGTTTGATGGAACGCCAGGCAAAGTTACGTAAAAATAACAGTCTGAATTGGTTGCGGCCTGATGCTAAAAGCCAGGTAAGTTTACGTTATCAAAAGGGTAAACCTATTGGCGTGGAAGCTATCGTGCTTTCTACTCAACATGCCCCCGATATTGCTTATGACGAGCTGAAAGAAGCCGTAATGGAAGAAATTATAAAACCTATTTTTCCAACAGCTTGGTTAACAAAAACCACAAAATATTATATAAATCCTACGGGCCGTTTTGTTATTGGCGGACCTTTGGGTGATACAGGATTGACAGGACGTAAAATAATCGTAGATACGTATGGTGGTATGGCTCGCCATGGTGGGGGTTGTTTTTCCGGTAAGGATCCGAGTAAAGTCGACCGTTCGGCAGCTTATGCGGCACGTTATGTTGCCAAAAATATTGTTGCTGCAGGGTTGGCTGATCGCTGTGAAATACAGGTTTCTTATGCTATCGGTATTGCGGAACCCACATCCATAAATATTAATACATTTGGTACGGCTAAATTACCGGATAAACGAATCGTTGAGTTAATTCAACAGCATTTTGATTTAAGACCAAGAGGTTTAATTAAAATGCTTAATTTATTAAGACCTATTTATAAGCCTACCGCGGCCTATGGTCATTTTGGCCGTGAAAACGAAGATTTTCCCTGGGAGAAAATTGATAAGAAGGAATTATTACGCGCAGACTTATTAACCCATGAAATCAAACAAGTAACAGAATTATAA
- a CDS encoding MFS transporter, protein MLTSAVHENVSIMDKKLPWIVCFSAALFFFYEFIQMNMFNAISADLMHAFSLNATGLGKLSAYYFYANLLFLPIAGALLDRFSTHKIILSSLFICIIGIVAFAMTSSFVWASIFRFMSGIGSAFCFLSSIRLASRWFPAKNMALVSGLIVTMAMMGGMVAQTPLTLLVELVGWRHALFFDASLGVIIFLVILSFVQDYPANLHQEQKNSHQELSKLGLFKSWRLAYLNPQNSLCGLYVSLLNLPVALLGAIWGSLFLQQVDHFSATEASFAPSLLFIGTIIGGPVVGWASDKIQKRIPLMMLGVIISQLIVITIICVPGFSILTIASLFFALGFFTSSQVLSYPLVAASNPKSLTATSVSVVSFMAIAGYAVFQPLFGWLMDANFRGTVLNQFRIYSSSDYHRALLIIPIGFCIAFITTFLMREPRA, encoded by the coding sequence ATGCTGACTTCAGCTGTTCATGAGAATGTTTCAATAATGGATAAAAAACTGCCATGGATAGTTTGTTTTTCAGCGGCACTGTTTTTTTTCTATGAATTTATTCAAATGAATATGTTCAATGCTATCAGTGCCGATTTGATGCATGCCTTTTCTCTTAATGCAACTGGACTGGGTAAGTTATCGGCTTATTACTTTTACGCCAATTTATTATTTTTACCGATTGCGGGGGCTTTGTTAGACCGATTTTCTACACATAAAATTATTCTTTCTTCTTTGTTTATTTGCATTATTGGTATTGTTGCTTTTGCAATGACAAGTTCATTTGTATGGGCATCTATATTTCGGTTCATGAGCGGTATCGGTAGCGCTTTTTGTTTTCTAAGCAGTATCCGACTCGCATCGCGTTGGTTTCCCGCAAAAAATATGGCTTTAGTTAGTGGCTTAATCGTTACGATGGCCATGATGGGGGGGATGGTAGCGCAAACGCCTTTGACTTTATTGGTGGAATTAGTAGGTTGGCGCCATGCTTTATTTTTTGATGCAAGTTTAGGCGTTATTATTTTCTTAGTAATTTTAAGTTTCGTTCAAGATTACCCAGCCAATTTACATCAAGAACAAAAAAATTCGCATCAAGAGCTTTCTAAATTGGGACTTTTTAAAAGTTGGCGACTCGCCTATTTAAATCCACAAAATAGTTTATGTGGGTTGTATGTTTCCTTGCTCAATTTACCCGTTGCGCTTTTAGGTGCTATTTGGGGGAGTTTATTTTTGCAGCAAGTGGATCATTTTTCTGCAACAGAAGCATCATTTGCACCAAGCTTGCTTTTTATAGGGACGATCATTGGTGGTCCTGTTGTAGGATGGGCATCTGATAAAATTCAAAAGCGTATACCCCTTATGATGTTAGGGGTCATAATTTCCCAGTTAATAGTTATTACAATTATCTGTGTACCAGGGTTTTCTATTTTAACTATCGCTTCGCTATTTTTTGCTTTAGGTTTTTTTACTAGTAGTCAGGTGTTGAGTTATCCTTTAGTTGCTGCCAGTAATCCGAAAAGTCTTACTGCCACCTCAGTTAGTGTCGTATCTTTTATGGCAATTGCAGGCTACGCGGTTTTTCAACCTTTATTTGGTTGGCTGATGGATGCAAATTTTCGAGGAACGGTATTAAATCAATTTAGAATCTATTCCTCCAGTGATTATCATCGCGCTTTACTCATTATACCCATCGGGTTTTGTATTGCTTTTATCACTACATTTTTAATGCGAGAACCACGTGCTTAA
- a CDS encoding MFS transporter gives MAITTLKRICDYLSFSKIQPWLVCLSAALFFFYEFIQMGMFNSISQELMYDFSINASQLGFLSATYFYADVIFLLFAGILVDRFSIRTIILSAMVMVVLSTILFSLSRSFEIAAFSHFIAGIGNAFCFLSCIKLATRWFSSQRLALVIGIIITIAMAGGIVAQTPFALVVHALGWRTAVMMNAGLGILITLLVYFFVYDYPKHQLSQKMAENKATKPISVIKSISLSLQNKQNTLAGIYTCLLNLPIILLGALWGTLYLTQVHHLEKTRASLVATMIFLGTIIGSPLVGWFSDFIGRRRLLMIIGAMFSLLVLLIIMFTPVLHYYTLLILFLLLGFFTSTQIISYPLIAESNPRHLTGTSTSLASILIMGGGAVFQPLFGWLIDLHWDQTFLQGAPFYSPSNYRYGMAIMPIAFLVSLLAACCLRETFCQPFIRENNLC, from the coding sequence ATGGCCATAACTACCTTAAAGCGAATTTGTGACTATCTCAGTTTTTCTAAGATTCAACCCTGGCTGGTTTGTCTTTCGGCCGCACTCTTCTTCTTTTACGAATTTATCCAGATGGGTATGTTCAACTCCATTAGCCAAGAGTTAATGTATGATTTTTCAATAAATGCGAGTCAATTAGGTTTTTTATCTGCTACTTACTTTTATGCAGATGTTATTTTTTTATTATTTGCTGGAATCTTAGTCGATCGCTTTTCAATTCGTACTATTATACTCAGTGCGATGGTTATGGTTGTTCTTTCTACTATTTTGTTTTCTTTAAGCCGATCTTTTGAAATAGCGGCTTTTAGTCATTTTATAGCCGGGATAGGTAACGCCTTTTGCTTTTTAAGCTGTATTAAGTTAGCGACGCGATGGTTTTCTTCTCAGCGATTAGCGTTGGTGATTGGTATTATCATTACTATTGCCATGGCCGGTGGAATAGTGGCGCAAACCCCTTTCGCTCTGGTTGTACATGCATTAGGATGGCGCACTGCTGTAATGATGAATGCCGGACTAGGGATATTAATTACCCTATTGGTTTACTTCTTCGTTTATGACTATCCGAAGCATCAGCTATCACAGAAAATGGCGGAAAATAAAGCCACTAAGCCTATTTCTGTAATCAAAAGTATTAGTTTATCCTTACAGAATAAACAGAATACTTTAGCAGGAATTTATACTTGTCTTTTAAATTTACCAATTATTTTGTTGGGTGCATTATGGGGGACTTTGTATTTAACTCAAGTGCATCACCTTGAGAAAACCCGAGCTTCATTAGTTGCAACCATGATCTTTTTAGGGACTATCATTGGCTCACCTTTGGTAGGTTGGTTCTCTGACTTTATTGGTAGGCGAAGGTTGTTGATGATTATTGGTGCTATGTTTTCTTTACTGGTTTTGCTAATTATTATGTTTACACCCGTATTACATTATTATACCTTGCTTATTTTATTTTTATTATTAGGCTTTTTTACTAGTACACAAATTATTAGCTATCCGTTAATTGCAGAAAGCAATCCTAGACATTTGACAGGCACTTCTACGAGTTTAGCTTCAATTCTAATTATGGGTGGCGGTGCCGTATTCCAACCCTTATTTGGGTGGTTAATCGATCTACATTGGGATCAAACCTTCTTACAAGGCGCACCTTTCTATTCACCCAGTAATTATCGTTATGGTATGGCTATTATGCCGATAGCCTTTTTAGTGAGTTTACTTGCTGCGTGTTGCTTACGTGAGACCTTTTGCCAACCTTTTATTCGAGAGAATAATCTATGCTGA